In Deltaproteobacteria bacterium, one DNA window encodes the following:
- the larA gene encoding nickel-dependent lactate racemase, producing MKTLSIPYGKETVPLKIPEENWGELLSPREVRPVSFETGLAQALENPVDAPSLSEFLRGCKSLLILVNDETRPTPSGRILEHLWPEISAYPFNILVATATHLKSTEEGCRFIFGSLWPELKDRVRFHDCRQEGGMIFLGETSRGTRVLVNPAVMMADRLLVIGSVEPHYFAGYTGGRKAIVPGVAAYSSIVTNHSLAMDSKAQPLQLSGNPVHEDLEEAVRLLTIPPIFSLMLVLTPDHHFYAAHCGSIQETLRMAAQKADEVFTIPFQEKADIVISVAFPPMDIDLYQSQKPIEHGKMALKEDGILILVMPCPLGPGPLEFQKLMVQTGDPEKARLFIYQPYLLGLHRVARNLKFLEQGGQIWGVTNLDPNFLSRTFIRPMLSLQEALDQALSLKGKRAKVNVLLNASLCVPKQTILE from the coding sequence ATGAAAACCCTATCCATCCCTTACGGAAAAGAAACCGTTCCCTTGAAAATCCCGGAAGAGAACTGGGGTGAACTCCTCTCTCCCCGGGAGGTCCGCCCGGTTTCGTTTGAAACAGGACTTGCGCAGGCCCTTGAAAATCCGGTAGATGCCCCTTCATTATCCGAATTCTTAAGGGGCTGCAAGTCTTTATTGATCCTGGTCAATGATGAAACCCGGCCTACCCCGAGCGGCCGGATATTGGAACACCTCTGGCCGGAAATTTCCGCTTATCCCTTCAACATCCTGGTGGCCACCGCCACCCACCTGAAAAGCACGGAGGAAGGCTGCCGGTTTATCTTCGGGTCCCTTTGGCCGGAACTAAAGGATCGGGTCCGGTTTCATGACTGCCGCCAGGAGGGGGGGATGATTTTCCTCGGGGAAACTTCGCGGGGGACCCGGGTCCTGGTCAATCCGGCGGTTATGATGGCCGACCGTCTCCTGGTCATCGGCTCGGTGGAACCCCATTATTTTGCAGGCTATACCGGGGGCCGAAAGGCCATTGTCCCAGGAGTGGCGGCTTATTCTTCGATTGTAACCAATCACTCCCTGGCCATGGATTCGAAGGCCCAACCCCTTCAATTGTCCGGCAACCCGGTCCATGAAGATCTGGAAGAAGCTGTCCGTCTGCTGACCATCCCGCCCATTTTTTCCCTGATGCTGGTCCTGACCCCGGACCACCATTTTTACGCCGCCCATTGCGGATCCATTCAGGAGACTTTAAGAATGGCCGCTCAAAAGGCCGATGAGGTTTTTACCATTCCTTTTCAGGAAAAAGCCGATATTGTGATCAGTGTCGCTTTTCCCCCCATGGATATCGACCTCTACCAGTCCCAGAAGCCTATTGAACACGGCAAGATGGCCCTGAAGGAAGACGGTATCCTTATTCTGGTCATGCCCTGTCCACTGGGGCCGGGTCCGCTCGAATTTCAAAAATTGATGGTCCAGACCGGCGATCCGGAAAAAGCGAGGCTTTTCATCTATCAGCCTTACCTTCTGGGCCTTCACCGGGTGGCCCGCAACTTGAAATTCCTGGAACAAGGCGGACAGATCTGGGGGGTTACCAACCTGGACCCCAATTTCTTATCCCGCACCTTCATCCGCCCCATGCTATCGCTGCAAGAGGCCCTGGATCAGGCCTTATCCCTGAAAGGGAAAAGGGCCAAGGTCAATGTTTTGCTTAATGCCAGCCTTTGCGTGCCGAAACAAACAATCCTTGAATAA
- a CDS encoding transcription termination factor Rho, translating to MGKKEKAEKKEKPIEKMTAKELRALAMTIPDIVGVHGMNKEEVLSAIKKARGIKEETGKKGDRSMRQLKEKIKELRGKKVEVREKNDKKSIDRLRLRISRLKKKTRKAA from the coding sequence ATGGGTAAAAAAGAAAAGGCCGAAAAAAAAGAAAAACCTATTGAAAAAATGACGGCCAAGGAATTGCGGGCTCTGGCTATGACCATTCCCGATATTGTCGGTGTTCACGGGATGAATAAAGAGGAAGTCCTCTCCGCCATTAAAAAAGCCCGGGGGATTAAGGAGGAAACGGGTAAAAAAGGGGACCGGTCCATGCGCCAGTTGAAAGAAAAGATTAAGGAACTGCGGGGCAAAAAGGTTGAGGTCCGAGAAAAAAACGACAAGAAATCGATAGATCGGTTACGACTGCGGATCAGCCGCCTGAAAAAGAAGACAAGAAAGGCGGCCTGA
- a CDS encoding slipin family protein: protein MYTLAVIVVLGIFFLSSAIRILNEYERGVVFRLGRVIGAKGPGLIILIPIIDKMIKVDLRTVTMDVPAQDVITRDNVSVKVNAVVYFRVMDAVKATVEVQQYLYATSQLAQTTLRSVCGQAELDKILSEREKVNTEIQEILDLHTDPWGIKVSVVEVKQIDLPQEMQRAMAKQAEAERERRAKVINAEGEFQAAARMADAAAIIEEHPVALQLRYLQTLREVASENNSTTLFPIPIDLFKPFMKLAQIAEGNKG, encoded by the coding sequence ATGTACACACTGGCTGTCATTGTTGTATTGGGGATCTTTTTTTTGAGCAGTGCTATTCGTATCCTGAACGAATACGAAAGGGGGGTTGTCTTCCGTCTGGGTCGGGTAATCGGGGCCAAAGGCCCGGGGTTGATCATTTTGATACCCATCATTGATAAGATGATCAAAGTGGATCTCCGGACGGTCACCATGGATGTACCGGCCCAGGATGTCATTACCCGGGACAATGTCTCGGTCAAGGTCAATGCCGTGGTATACTTTCGGGTCATGGATGCCGTTAAGGCCACGGTCGAGGTTCAGCAATATCTGTATGCCACCTCCCAGTTAGCCCAGACTACGTTGCGCAGTGTCTGCGGCCAGGCCGAGTTGGACAAGATCCTCTCGGAACGGGAAAAAGTCAATACGGAAATACAGGAGATCCTGGATTTGCATACCGATCCCTGGGGGATTAAAGTGTCTGTAGTAGAAGTTAAACAGATTGATTTACCCCAGGAGATGCAACGGGCCATGGCCAAACAGGCTGAGGCCGAACGGGAACGTAGGGCCAAGGTCATCAACGCCGAAGGGGAATTCCAGGCCGCCGCCCGCATGGCCGATGCCGCAGCCATCATTGAAGAACATCCTGTGGCCCTTCAGCTCCGCTATCTCCAGACGCTCCGGGAAGTGGCTTCGGAGAATAATTCAACCACCCTTTTCCCGATCCCCATCGATCTGTTTAAGCCTTTTATGAAATTGGCGCAGATCGCGGAAGGTAATAAAGGGTAG
- a CDS encoding nodulation protein NfeD: MGWNKRVRSSELGVGSRIRRQWTSASPYSFFSLSSSFFRTLCSELRTFFSFLPRTPNSELRTIIRQRALFLPIILIFLGALLVVPFPVLAAEKQPVYVITVASSINPPVAEFVTRSIRKAEKDKAAALVIQLDTPGGLDSSMRTIVQGILNAQIPVIVFVSPSGARAASAGVMIVLAADLAAMAPGTNIGAAHPVNIGGKDIDKTMSQKVEKDMVAYVRSIADQRKRNADWVESAVLKSESITAEKALELKVIDLIAGDLADLLQKIDGWKVTTSKQPKLIRTKDLTVVHLKENFRDRILRTISDPNLAYVLMMLGMMGIFFELIHPGGIFPGVVGGICLILAFFAMQTLPVNYAGVLLIVLSIIFFIAEAKVISHGLLTVAGIISLTLGSLMLFKTGEGQVGISLQVLITSVLVISGFFILVISLAVKAYRRKPQTGNQGILGEPGRVQQRITPDHPGKVFVHGEIWNAQSDEIIEAGEVIEVVGLEHLLLKVKRKG, encoded by the coding sequence ATGGGTTGGAATAAAAGAGTTCGGAGTTCGGAGTTGGGAGTTGGGAGCAGAATCAGGAGACAATGGACGAGCGCTTCGCCCTATTCTTTTTTCAGTCTTTCGTCTTCTTTTTTCCGAACTCTTTGCTCCGAACTCCGAACTTTCTTTTCCTTTTTACCCCGAACCCCGAACTCCGAACTCCGAACCATTATCCGACAGCGCGCCCTGTTTCTCCCAATTATTTTGATTTTCTTAGGTGCTTTATTGGTTGTGCCATTCCCTGTCCTGGCCGCTGAAAAACAACCCGTCTACGTCATAACAGTCGCCAGCTCCATCAACCCTCCGGTGGCGGAGTTTGTCACCAGATCTATCAGAAAGGCCGAAAAGGACAAGGCCGCTGCTCTGGTGATCCAATTAGATACTCCGGGGGGGCTGGATTCTTCTATGAGGACCATTGTCCAGGGCATCCTGAACGCCCAGATTCCGGTCATCGTTTTTGTCTCTCCCAGCGGAGCCCGGGCGGCTTCGGCCGGGGTCATGATCGTCCTGGCAGCCGATCTGGCGGCCATGGCCCCGGGTACCAATATCGGGGCCGCCCATCCGGTCAATATCGGCGGCAAAGACATCGATAAAACCATGTCTCAAAAAGTGGAAAAGGACATGGTGGCCTATGTCCGCAGCATTGCCGATCAACGGAAGAGAAATGCCGACTGGGTTGAATCGGCGGTTTTAAAAAGCGAATCCATTACCGCCGAAAAGGCCCTGGAACTCAAAGTCATCGATTTAATCGCCGGCGACCTGGCGGACCTTTTGCAAAAAATTGATGGTTGGAAGGTGACCACTTCCAAACAACCCAAACTGATCCGGACCAAGGACCTGACCGTGGTCCATCTTAAAGAAAATTTTCGAGATCGTATCCTTCGAACCATCAGTGATCCTAACCTGGCTTATGTTTTGATGATGCTGGGCATGATGGGGATCTTTTTTGAATTGATCCACCCCGGAGGAATTTTCCCCGGAGTGGTCGGTGGGATCTGCCTGATCCTGGCCTTTTTTGCCATGCAAACCCTGCCGGTCAACTACGCCGGGGTGCTTTTAATTGTTTTGTCCATTATTTTTTTTATTGCCGAGGCCAAGGTGATCAGCCACGGACTGTTAACCGTGGCCGGGATTATTTCTTTGACCCTCGGTTCTCTCATGTTGTTTAAAACAGGGGAGGGGCAAGTGGGAATTTCTCTTCAGGTTCTGATTACTTCTGTTTTGGTTATTTCCGGGTTTTTTATTTTGGTCATCTCCCTGGCGGTAAAAGCCTATCGCCGGAAACCTCAGACCGGAAATCAGGGGATCTTGGGAGAACCTGGGCGGGTGCAACAAAGGATTACCCCGGATCATCCGGGCAAGGTTTTTGTCCATGGAGAAATCTGGAACGCCCAATCCGATGAAATCATCGAAGCCGGTGAGGTGATAGAGGTAGTCGGGTTGGAACATTTGCTTTTAAAAGTGAAACGAAAAGGATAG
- a CDS encoding uracil-DNA glycosylase translates to MISHSPDPFDLGGLVGQLKEFLEFQKNLGWSYLPWSPKNPENRETVPVVIHDSLKALSKAIIQCRNCPLVRERHQAVPGQGAFKARLMFVGEAPGVEEDLQGQPFVGPAGQLLTKMIQAINLQREVVYITNVVKCRPPENRQPFEDEINACRNFMEEEIRLVEPEILVALGSCAAQTLTGSKEKISALRGRWLDFHGRRLIATFHPAFLLRNPDAKREAWEDLKKVRRGYDGLE, encoded by the coding sequence ATGATATCTCACAGTCCTGATCCATTCGACCTCGGTGGATTGGTCGGACAACTCAAAGAATTTCTTGAATTCCAAAAAAATTTGGGTTGGTCTTATTTGCCGTGGTCGCCCAAAAATCCTGAAAACCGGGAAACAGTTCCCGTGGTTATCCATGACTCTTTAAAGGCCTTGTCAAAAGCCATTATCCAGTGCCGGAATTGCCCTTTAGTCCGGGAGCGCCATCAGGCGGTACCGGGCCAGGGGGCTTTCAAGGCCCGTCTGATGTTTGTCGGAGAAGCACCGGGGGTCGAAGAAGATCTACAAGGACAACCTTTTGTCGGCCCGGCGGGACAACTCTTGACCAAAATGATTCAGGCCATCAATTTGCAGCGAGAGGTGGTCTATATCACCAATGTGGTCAAATGCCGGCCACCGGAAAATCGGCAGCCTTTTGAGGATGAGATCAATGCCTGCCGGAATTTCATGGAAGAGGAGATCCGTTTGGTGGAGCCCGAGATCCTGGTGGCCCTGGGAAGTTGTGCGGCCCAGACCTTAACCGGATCGAAGGAAAAGATTTCTGCATTACGGGGCCGTTGGCTGGATTTCCATGGCAGGCGCCTTATCGCCACTTTTCACCCGGCCTTTCTCTTGAGAAATCCCGATGCGAAGCGGGAGGCTTGGGAAGACCTGAAAAAGGTCCGACGGGGGTATGATGGGTTGGAATAA